The DNA sequence GCGCTCGGCACCGCGCTGTCCCATGTTTGCTCGGCGGGCGGTGCCAGCGCGATCGGCTGACCGGCCGCCACGATCGCAGGCAGCCGCGCGCGATTCTCAGTCGGCGGCCGCGAGCGCCGCCAGCGGGATCAATTGCAGGCCGCGCGCGAGATAGGTCTGCAACAGACGCTGCGTATGGGGCTCGAACGCGCCGTCCGTGCCGTCCGCCGCGAGCCGCGCGGCGGCGTCGAGCGACTCGGCCACGCCGAGGTAACGCCACGCATCGATCACATGAAACAGGCTGCGCTCGCCGTGCGCCTCGAACGCGACCGCGCCGTCGAACGGCCAGGGCGCATCACCGGCACGTACGGCCGCAGCCGTGGGTCGCCGGTTGTATGCCGGGCGCAGGCGCGCGATCCACTGCGCTTCGGCAAGCATCGCGCCCAGCTCGTTGCCGGTCTCCCGCCACTCGACGCGCCGCACCTGCTGCGCGATCCGCATTTCCTTCGACGAGCGCCGCTCGCCGGTCAGCAGCGCACGCAAGCGCTGCCGGACACGCACGCTGCGGCCGACGTACAGCGCTTCGTCGCCCTCGCCGAACAGCGCATAGGCGCCGCATCCGGCCGGCGCGGTATCGAGCCATGCTTCGGTCAAGTCGCCGCCCAGACGGAAGTGGCGCGTCGTACGTGCGATCTGGTCGCGCAAGCGCTCGAGCGGCACGAGCGTGTGTAATTGCCGCCAGAACTGCCAAATCAGGTCCGCATCCGCGAGCGCGCGGTGGCGCGCGGCGGGGACCAGCCCATACCGCTCGATCAGCGCATCGAGGCCATGCCGCGACTCGCGCGGAAACAGCGCGCGCGACAGCTTCACCGTGCATAGCACGTCGGGGTTGAATGCGAGGCCGGCGCGCTCGAATTCTGCGCGCAGAAAACCACGGTCGAAGCTCGCGTTGTGCGCGACGAACAGCTTGCCGTCCAAACGCTCGAACAGCGCCGGCGCGAGCGACGCAAACGACGGCGCGTCGCGCACCATGTCGTCCGAAATACCGGTCAGCTGTTGGATGAACGGCGGGATCGGCTGCCCGGGATTGACCAGCGTCGTCCATGTGGACATGTGGCCCGGACCGATTTCGACTACCCCGATTTCGGTAATGCGATGTTCGGCGGGCGATCCACCAGTGGTTTCGAGGTCGACGAAGACGAGCGGCTGTTCGCTGGCAGGATCGGACGGATAAAGGTCGGACATGAAGAGACGGGAGAAACGATGCTTCCGCGAGTATGCACCGGCGCGGGTGTCGCGGGCCAGTGCAACCGAAATCGATCCGCCCGTCGACCGTTTTCGCGGCCGGAAAAGCAAAAAGCCCCCGCTATGCGGGGGCCGGACGTGATCGGTACTACGCGGCGCGTCAGGCTGCCTGGATATTCGCTGCCTGCTTGCCCTTCGGGCCGACCTTCACCTCGAACGAAACGCGCTGGTTTTCCTTCAACGTCTTGAAGCCTTCCATCCGGATTTCGGAGAAGTGCGCAAACAAATCTTCGCCGCCATTGTCGGATGTAATAAAGCCAAAACCTTTAGCATCGTTAAACCATTTTACGATACCGGTATCCATACCTTCGTTCCCCACTCGTTTAGATCAAAAAAGCTACCATTTATAGCCGCTTCCCGAACACCCGTAACAGCGTGCCGATTCTCAATGGGCGCTGCGTCCGGGGACGGAGTGCTCACTTTATAAATTGGACGATCCAGGCGCGTCAAGCGAATTTTTAACGCCCTCTTTATCAAAATCACATCAATGCCATTGGAATGGGCACACACTCGTCTTCTATTAACTAATTCGCGCCAAAACCCTGTCAATATTACCGGGCATGGATCACCGTTAATCGAAGTGATGAAAAACATACCGGGGTCGAATCATGCCGGTAAAATCCTCGGGGTTTTTTCCGGTTGCGCAAGCCGCGCCACGTTGCGATGCTGGAGTCACGCAATTGGAGGAGAAGGTCATGTGGCTGGACGGAATCAAGCGCTTCGCGAGCCGACTCGCACGCGCACGCCGCAAGTCCCGCGCGCTGGCCGAGTCCCGTGAAGCGCCGTGTGACACCGAGTTCGATCCGACCTGGCACGGCGACCATTGGCAAAACCTGTTGGCGTCGCCGCTGGATGCCCGTCACTACGTGATGGAAGACTGGACCTATACGCCGCCGCAGGCGCAAACCAAAGACGCGGAACCGGCTGCGAGACGCAAGCGACGCTCGTACTCGTAGCGGCGCGGGAGAAGCCGCGGGGAAGGACAGGAACGACGGGCAAAAAAAAGCGCGACTGGGAAGTCGCGCCGACAAAGGTTTGGAGATCTTTTCCGTCAACGAAAAAGTCTGCTTCGGAAAGCAGAGACTGCAGTATAACGAGATTACATCCTTTCATTATCCATGCTCCGCACAAACCTCTATTGCCGATGTGTCAATAATCGGATTGTTTGCGCGGAGGCGTTGGCAGTGTCGCGACGGCGCAACGTCAGTACGCACTGCTGACGACTGCAATCGTATGTTGCGCCGCCGCAATGCCCGGATAATCGGGGCACTCCGCCCGCGCGACGATTCTTGCGCCATCCTAAATACAGTATTGCGGCACGCGCTTCTCTACCGGAGCCACGGCGCTTCATACACTACAAAACGGATTGGTGACTGAGCGGCCGCTGCCCCGCATGTCACGCGTGTACAGCTCGATGGCGATGCACGCGACAGCCCGCTGCGGCTTCGATCGACAACAATCGTTTGGAGACAGATCATGAAAAAGACGCTGATCGTTGCCGCATTGGCCGGCATTCCGGCGATCGCCGCCCATGCGCAAAGCAGTGTCACGCTATACGGGCTGATCGACGCCGGCATCACCTACACGAACAACCAGGGCGGCCACAGCGCGTGGCAGGAAACGAGCGGCTCGATCAACGGCAGCCGCTGGGGGCTGCGCGGTACCGAGGATCTCGGCGGCGGCCTGAAAGCAATCTTCACGCTGGAGAACGGCTTCGGCATCAACAATGGCACGCTGAAGCAGAACGGCCGCGAGTTCGGCCGGCAGGCATTCGTCGGGCTCGCGCATGACGGCTTCGGCTCGCTCACGCTCGGCCGCCAATACGACAGCGTCGTCGATTACCTGGGGCCGCTGTCGCTCACGGGCACGCAGTACGGCGGCACCGAGTTCGCGCACCCGTTCGACAACGACAACCTGAACAACTCGTTCCGGATCAACAACGCCATCAAATACCAGAGCGTGAACTACGGCGGCCTGAAATTCGGCGCGCTGTACGGCTTCTCGAACGCCACGAATTTCGCGAACAATCGCGCATACAGCGTCGGCGCGTCATACAGCTACCTCGGCTTCAACGTCGCGGCCGCTTACATGCAGCTGAACAACAACGTCAACGCGCCGGCGTTCGCAGCGAGCGACCCGGGCGCCGTGGCCGGCGACTGGACCTTCGCGGCCGGCCGCCAGCGTACCTGGGGCGCCGGCCTGAACTACGGCTTCGGCCCGGCGACCGCCGGCTTCGTGTTCACGCAGACCCGCCTCACCGATTCGGCCGGCATCAGCGCCGGACAGTCGGGCGTGTCGCGCGGCATCGCGCTCACGGGCGGCACGCGCTTCAACAACTATGAGGTGAACGGCCGCTATGCGCTGACGCCGGCATTCTCGCTGGCCGGCTCGTACACCTACACCGATGCCCGCCTCGACGGCCAGTCGCCCAGCTGGCACCAGTTCAACCTGCAAGCCGACTATGCGCTGTCGAAGCGCACCGACCTGTATCTGCAAGGGGAATACCAGCGCGTCAACGCGGACGGCTTGGCGATCGGCGCGAACATCAACGGGCTCGGCAGCGCGTCGTCGACGAACAAGCAAATCGCCGTCACCGCGGGTATGCGCCACCGCTTCTGAACCATTGCTGCGGCGATCGCGCCGCCGTCATGGGGGCTGGCCGTGCGGGCGCCGCGGACGTCGATACGCACCGCTGCGACGCCGCACGCCGCTACGCGCTCATGCGTCGTCCCGCGCCGGATAGCGCACGTCGAGCACGTCGATCGGTTGCGGGCCGGCCGGCGTCATCAACGTGACGGTATCGCCGATCTTCGCCTTGATCAGCGCCCGTGCAATCGGCGAGATCCAGCTGACGCAGCCGCGGTCGAGGTCCACCTCGTCGATCCCGACGATCGTCACGGTGTGGTCCTCGCCGTCCGGCGTCGCGTAATCGACGGTCGCGCCGAAGAACACCTGGTCGACGTTCTCCTGCCGGCTCGCGTCGACGACTTCGGCGAGATCGAGCCGCTTCGTCAGGAAGCGGATCCGGCGGTCGATTTCGCGCAGCCGCCGCTTGCCGTAGATGTAATCGCCGTTCTCGGACCGGTCGCCGTTCGACGCGGCCCACGACACGAGGCGCACGACCTCCGGACGCTCGACGTCGATCAGGTTCAGCAACTCGTCCCTGAGCCGCTTGTGGCCGGCCGGCGTGATGTAGTTCTTGGTGCCCGCCGGGATCGCCGGCTGACCGGGGTCGAGATCGTCGTCGTCGCCTTCCGATTCTTTGACAAACGCCTTGTTCATGATGCTGATTCGATACGTGAATGACTGATGCCCCAAGGGTACACGAACGCGGGCATGCAAGATCAGGCGACATTTTTTGCGGATAAGGCTTCCCTTTTTATACAACCCTGCTATACTTCCGCTTCTGCGTGCGGCTGTAGCTCAGTTGGATAGAGTACTTGGCTACGAACCAAGGGGTCGTGGGTTCGAATCCTGCCAGCCGCGCCACCTTTTCGAGGGCCTTCCAAACCGAAGGCCCTTTCAGTTCGAAGCAGTAGTGTTTGTTGTTGCGTGCGGCTGTAGCTCAGTTGGATAGAGTACTTGGCTACGAACCAAGGGGTCGTGGGTTCGAATCCTGCCAGCCGCGCCACTTTTTTGGGGGCCTTCCCATCGCAGAAGGTTCCGACAGTTGAAGCAGTACCGTCTTGCGTGCGGCTGTAGCTCAGTTGGATAGAGTACTTGGCTACGAACCAAGGGGTCGTGGGTTCGAATCCTGCCAGCCGCGCCACCTCAGAAGGGCCTTCCTCCGGGAAGGCCCTTTTTTCTTTTCCGCTCCCTTCTTCGGCTTCCCTTCCGTCGCCCCAAAGAAAACGGCGGCCCGTGGCCGCCGTCTCGACTCGCCGCAACCGTGCAGCGTCAGTAATCCTGGCGCTCGCGCTCGATCCGCATGCCGCCGTCGTGACGCGCATGCGCGCCGTCCTCGGTCGAGCGTTCGCGCATGATCCGCATCACGTCGGGATTGGTGCGCACGCGGCGCATCACGTTCGCGAGATGCAGGCGGTCGCTGACCTGGATGACGAAGCGCAGCACCGTCGACTCGTGCGTCAGATCTTCGTCCATCGCGATATGCACGATGTTCGCGTCGGCCGACGTGATGTCCGCCGCAACGCGCGCGAAGATGCCCTTCGTGTTCTTGACCAGCGCCTTCACCGCGACGTCGAACAGCCTGCCCGGCTGCGGCGCCCATTCGACGTCGATCCAGCGCCCCGGATCGCGCCGGTGGATGCGCTGCGCGACACGGCAATCGGTCGTATGAATCGCCATCCCGAGGCCGATGCCGATATAGCCCATGATCGCATCGCCCGGAATCGGCCGGCAGCATGCCGACAGCTGCACCGACATGCCTTCGGTGCCGGTGATCACGACCGGCGGCGCATGGTGCGCGGGATGGCGCTCGGACTTCGGCAGATCGTCGTCCGCGTCGCGGCCGCTCATCAGCACTTCGATGCGCTTGGCCATCACGGCCGCCACCCGCCGGCCGAGGCCGATGTCCGCGAAGATTTCCTGGCGACTCTTGTTGCCGGTCCACTGGACGAGCTTGTCCCACACCTCCGGCGTCACGTCGGCGAGCGCGAACCCATAACCCTTCAGGCTCTGGTCGACGAGCCGCTCGCCGAGTTGCACCGACTCGTTCAGGCGCATCGTCTTCAGATAGTGACGAATCGCCGAACGTGCCTTGCCGGTGCGCACGAAGCCGAGCCACGCGGGGTTCGGCTTCGAATACGGCGCCGTGATCACCTCGACGATATCGCCGCTCTTGAGCTCGGTGCGCAGCGGCAGCAATTCGTTGTTGATCTTCACGGCCACGCACTGGTTGCCGAGATCGCTGTGGATCGAATACGCGAAGTCGAGCGCCGTCGCGCCGCGCGGCAGCGCCATGATCTTCGACTTCGGCGTGAACACGTAGACGGCGTCCGGGAACAGGTCGATCTTCACGTGCTCGAGGAACTCGCTCGAATCGCCCGCTTCGCTCTGGATGTCGAGCAGCGACTTCAGCCACTGGTGCGCGCGCTTCTGCACGTCGTTCAGATCGGCGCCGCCGTTCTTGTACAGCCAGTGGGCGGCCACGCCGGCCTCGGCGATCTCGTGCATCTTGCGCGTGCGCACCTGGAACTCGATCGGCGCGCCGAACGGGCCGACGAGCGTCGTGTGCAGCGACTGATAGCCGTTGATCTTCGGGATCGCGATGTAGTCCTTGAACTTGCCGGGCACCGGCTTGTACAGCGCATGCAGTGCGCCGATGCACGTGTAGCAGTCGAGCGGGTTGTCGACGACGACGCGAAAGCCGTACACGTCGAGCACCTGCGAGAACGACAGCTGCTTGTCGCGCATCTTGCGGTAGATGCTGTAGATGGTCTTTTCGCGGCCGGTGATTTCCGCGTCGATCTTCGCGTCGGTCATCGCACGCTGCGCGGCCTCGAGGATCTTGCTGATCACCTCGCGACGATTGCCGCGCGCGGCCTTCACGGCCTTCTCGAGCGTCGCGTAGCGATGCGGGTTGAAGTTCGCGAAGCTCATGTCCTGCAGCTCGCGATACGTGTTGTTCAACCCGAGGCGGTGCGCGATCGGTGCGTAGATGTCGAGCGTCTCGCGCGCGACGCGGCGGCGCTTTTCCATCGGCACCGCGCCGAGCGTGCGCATGTTGTGCAGCCGATCGGCGAGCTTGACGAGGATGACGCGCACGTCGCGCGCCATCGCGAGCAGCATCTTGCGGAAGTTTTCCGCCTGCGCTTCCTCGCGGCTGCGGAATTCCATCTTGTCGAGCTTCGACAAGCCATCGACCAGTTCCGCGACCTTCGGGCCGAACCGTTCGGCCAGCTCGCTCTTGGTCACGCCCTGGTCTTCCATCACGTCGTGCAGCAGCGCGGCCATCACGGCTTGCGCGTCGAGCTTCCAGCCGGCGCAGATTTCCGCGACGGCGACCGGATGAGTGATGTAGGGTTCGCCGCTCTGGCGATATTGACCGAGGTGGGCTTCGTCGCTGAAGTGGAACGCCGCCTTGACCTCTTTGATTTCGTCCGGACCGAGATACTCGGCAAGCGCGGTCGTCAGATTCGCGATCGAAACGACGCCGTGCTTGCGAGGCTGCTCCGGTGTGGCGGTCGGCCCGAACAGATGCCGGAAGGATTGTTCGAGGACCGCGTCGATGTACTGGCGCGCAGGCGACTGGGCCGTGACTTCGGTGGTCGAATCCGCGGAGGCGGACGATGGGGTGGTGCTCATATTCGCCTCCAGGTCGAGTCGTTGCGCGCGTGCACTACATGGCTGGAACGGGCCGGATGCGCGTTACACCGGCACCTTCTTCAGCATCTCGACGCCGACCTGACCGGCAGCGATTTCGCGCAGCGCGACGACCGTCGGCTTGTCGCGGCTTTCGATCTTCGGCGTATGGCCTTGCGCGAGCTGCCGCGCGCGGTAGGTGGCGGCGAGCGCCAGTTCGAAGCGGTTGGGGATTTGCTTCAGGCAGTCTTCGACGGTAATGCGAGCCATGTTGGAAATTCCTTCTGAATATAGTCGTTATTCTACCTTATGTCCCTCTACCCTCGCGTCATTCCGCGTGGGGCAGATGGATGCCGAGTTCGATGAACAGCTCCGCATGTCGCGCGTACTGCGAACCAAAACGCAGGCGCGTCGCCGCGACGATGCACTCCAGTTCCGCGAGCGCACGATCGAAATTCTCGTTGATCACCACGTATTCCGCTTCGGACGCGTGCGCCATCTCGCTGCCGGCCGCGAGCAGGCGGCGCGTGATGACGTTCGGCTCGTCCTGGCCGCGCTTCTTCAGACGCTCCTCGAGCGCATCGAGCGACGGCGGCAGGATGAAGATGCCGACCGCGTTGTGAAACTGCCGCTTCACCTGCTGCGCGCCCTGCCAGTCGATCTCGAGCAGCACGTCGTGGCCGCTCGCCATCTGCTCCTCGATCCACACGCGCGACGTGCCGTAGTAGTTGCCGTGCACTTCCGCGCTTTCGAGGAATTCGTGCGCGGCGTGACGCGCGCGGAAATCCTCGACGGTGGTGAAGTGATAGTGCTGGCCGTCCTGCTCGCCCGGGCGCGGCTTGCGCGTCGTGTACGAAATCGACAGGCAGATGTCGCTGTCCTTCGACAGCAGCGCGTTCACGAGCGTCGACTTGCCGGCGCCCGACGGCGCGATGACCATGAACAGGTTGCCGGGATAGACGCCGCCGTGCAGCGCATGCGACGCGTGGCCGTCGCGATGGGAATCGGTCATGACAGCCTCCGCCGGGCCGCCCCCTCGGGGGGCAGCGAACGTAGTGAGCATGGGGATCGTTTCATCTCTGTTACTCCAGGTTTTGCACTTGCTCACGCATCTGCTCGATCAACAGCTTGAGCGCCATCGATGCGTCGGCGAGCTCCTTCGCCGCCGCCTTCGAGCCGAGCGTGTTCGCTTCGCGATTCAGTTCCTGCATCATGAAGTCGAGACGCTTGCCGACGCGGCCGCCCTTCTCGATCACATGACGCGTTTCGTTCAGGTGCG is a window from the Burkholderia vietnamiensis LMG 10929 genome containing:
- the rpoZ gene encoding DNA-directed RNA polymerase subunit omega is translated as MARITVEDCLKQIPNRFELALAATYRARQLAQGHTPKIESRDKPTVVALREIAAGQVGVEMLKKVPV
- a CDS encoding RelA/SpoT family protein, with the translated sequence MSTTPSSASADSTTEVTAQSPARQYIDAVLEQSFRHLFGPTATPEQPRKHGVVSIANLTTALAEYLGPDEIKEVKAAFHFSDEAHLGQYRQSGEPYITHPVAVAEICAGWKLDAQAVMAALLHDVMEDQGVTKSELAERFGPKVAELVDGLSKLDKMEFRSREEAQAENFRKMLLAMARDVRVILVKLADRLHNMRTLGAVPMEKRRRVARETLDIYAPIAHRLGLNNTYRELQDMSFANFNPHRYATLEKAVKAARGNRREVISKILEAAQRAMTDAKIDAEITGREKTIYSIYRKMRDKQLSFSQVLDVYGFRVVVDNPLDCYTCIGALHALYKPVPGKFKDYIAIPKINGYQSLHTTLVGPFGAPIEFQVRTRKMHEIAEAGVAAHWLYKNGGADLNDVQKRAHQWLKSLLDIQSEAGDSSEFLEHVKIDLFPDAVYVFTPKSKIMALPRGATALDFAYSIHSDLGNQCVAVKINNELLPLRTELKSGDIVEVITAPYSKPNPAWLGFVRTGKARSAIRHYLKTMRLNESVQLGERLVDQSLKGYGFALADVTPEVWDKLVQWTGNKSRQEIFADIGLGRRVAAVMAKRIEVLMSGRDADDDLPKSERHPAHHAPPVVITGTEGMSVQLSACCRPIPGDAIMGYIGIGLGMAIHTTDCRVAQRIHRRDPGRWIDVEWAPQPGRLFDVAVKALVKNTKGIFARVAADITSADANIVHIAMDEDLTHESTVLRFVIQVSDRLHLANVMRRVRTNPDVMRIMRERSTEDGAHARHDGGMRIERERQDY
- a CDS encoding exonuclease domain-containing protein; protein product: MSDLYPSDPASEQPLVFVDLETTGGSPAEHRITEIGVVEIGPGHMSTWTTLVNPGQPIPPFIQQLTGISDDMVRDAPSFASLAPALFERLDGKLFVAHNASFDRGFLRAEFERAGLAFNPDVLCTVKLSRALFPRESRHGLDALIERYGLVPAARHRALADADLIWQFWRQLHTLVPLERLRDQIARTTRHFRLGGDLTEAWLDTAPAGCGAYALFGEGDEALYVGRSVRVRQRLRALLTGERRSSKEMRIAQQVRRVEWRETGNELGAMLAEAQWIARLRPAYNRRPTAAAVRAGDAPWPFDGAVAFEAHGERSLFHVIDAWRYLGVAESLDAAARLAADGTDGAFEPHTQRLLQTYLARGLQLIPLAALAAAD
- a CDS encoding cold-shock protein, with protein sequence MDTGIVKWFNDAKGFGFITSDNGGEDLFAHFSEIRMEGFKTLKENQRVSFEVKVGPKGKQAANIQAA
- the gmk gene encoding guanylate kinase; translated protein: MTDSHRDGHASHALHGGVYPGNLFMVIAPSGAGKSTLVNALLSKDSDICLSISYTTRKPRPGEQDGQHYHFTTVEDFRARHAAHEFLESAEVHGNYYGTSRVWIEEQMASGHDVLLEIDWQGAQQVKRQFHNAVGIFILPPSLDALEERLKKRGQDEPNVITRRLLAAGSEMAHASEAEYVVINENFDRALAELECIVAATRLRFGSQYARHAELFIELGIHLPHAE
- the greB gene encoding transcription elongation factor GreB translates to MNKAFVKESEGDDDDLDPGQPAIPAGTKNYITPAGHKRLRDELLNLIDVERPEVVRLVSWAASNGDRSENGDYIYGKRRLREIDRRIRFLTKRLDLAEVVDASRQENVDQVFFGATVDYATPDGEDHTVTIVGIDEVDLDRGCVSWISPIARALIKAKIGDTVTLMTPAGPQPIDVLDVRYPARDDA
- a CDS encoding porin, with the translated sequence MKKTLIVAALAGIPAIAAHAQSSVTLYGLIDAGITYTNNQGGHSAWQETSGSINGSRWGLRGTEDLGGGLKAIFTLENGFGINNGTLKQNGREFGRQAFVGLAHDGFGSLTLGRQYDSVVDYLGPLSLTGTQYGGTEFAHPFDNDNLNNSFRINNAIKYQSVNYGGLKFGALYGFSNATNFANNRAYSVGASYSYLGFNVAAAYMQLNNNVNAPAFAASDPGAVAGDWTFAAGRQRTWGAGLNYGFGPATAGFVFTQTRLTDSAGISAGQSGVSRGIALTGGTRFNNYEVNGRYALTPAFSLAGSYTYTDARLDGQSPSWHQFNLQADYALSKRTDLYLQGEYQRVNADGLAIGANINGLGSASSTNKQIAVTAGMRHRF